Proteins from a genomic interval of Rubinisphaera italica:
- a CDS encoding flagellar biosynthesis anti-sigma factor FlgM, whose protein sequence is MNISGIGSTNGSWPVSKNQIPAQQTGATSNSRINIPSDELDISPMARMMAELQSIEENDPSRADLIARIRDEIQQGNYDTDEKLESALVKFLQQIQTDNG, encoded by the coding sequence ATGAATATTTCAGGAATCGGATCCACGAACGGCAGTTGGCCTGTTTCTAAGAATCAAATTCCGGCTCAACAGACTGGGGCAACTTCGAATTCTCGAATCAATATCCCCTCCGACGAGTTGGACATTTCCCCGATGGCACGCATGATGGCGGAATTGCAATCGATTGAAGAGAACGATCCCTCCAGAGCCGATCTGATCGCGAGAATTCGTGATGAGATTCAGCAGGGAAATTACGATACCGACGAAAAACTGGAATCAGCCCTCGTCAAATTTCTACAGCAAATACAAACCGATAATGGGTAA